In Deltaproteobacteria bacterium, the genomic window TCGATGCCCATGCCGAAGGCCACTGTTGCCACCACAACATCAATCTCTTCAGCGGCAAACCTATCTTGCGTCTGTCGCCGCTCGTCGGCTTCCATGCCCGCGTGATAAAACGCGGCTCGCACCTTCTGTGTTTGCAGAACGTAGGCCAGAGATTCACTCTCTTTACGAGTCATGCAGTAGACAATTGCAGCTTGCTTAGGATGTCGCCGCAGTACCTCCATAATCTGAGTAGCTGCATCGACACGAGGAATGATGCGATACGCCAGATTGGGACGATCGAACGTACCGACCAGGATCAACGGGTCTTGTAGACGTAACTGTTCGGCAATGTCTGCACGCACTCGCTCAGTCGCCGTGGCGGTGTAGGCATGGATGCTAGCGTGCGGGAATCGACTCTTGAGTTCGGCCAGCTGGCGATATTCTGGACGGAAGTCATGGCCCCAGTGACTGATGCAATGGGCTTCATCGATGGCAAACGCTCGGACTGGCAGTCGCTCGATAAGGTGCAGGAAGCGTGGCGTCAGCAACCGCTCTGGAGCTACGAAGACCAGTCGATACTGCCCGGCAACAATCCCTTCCTCGATCGCTCGTGTCTCATCGGGTGACAAACCACTGTAAAGGGCCGCGGCGGGATAGCCACTTTCACGCAAGCCATCGACTTGGTCCTTCATCAAAGCAATGAGCGGCGAGACGACAATATCGGTCCGTTGTGCTAACTCGGCAGGAACTTGATAGCACAAGGACTTACCACCGCCTGTCGGCAGCACGACGAGTGAATCGCGCCGTTCGAGACCAGCACGAATGGCTTGCTCTTGCAGCGGACGTAATTCGTTATAGCCCCAGTAGCGCTGCACGGTGGCGACGATGTTAGCAGTTGTCCATGACGTTGCTTGATCCATAACTGTAGTCCTTCCGAAGTGCAGGAAGACTAGAACGTTGTCTGCGCGGTTTCAATCCGTAGCGCTAGTCCCTATACTCTTCCCCTCTCCAGTCATGGAGAGGGGCCAGGGGTGAGGCTCGAGGAACAGATAGACCCCTTTCGCCTGAGAAAAAACAAAGGCCCTCGACGGTTTCATACAATCTCCATACAACAGCCTTAATCGTTCATTTTTGACAGAGGAAGGAACTTTACTGTGGAATGTAAAACCGTTGCTGAAGCAAAAAACTTATCTGGTTTGCGTTTGGCACTCACGGTTGGTGGACCAGCACCGTGGAGTATGGCAGCCAAGAGCATTTTGCATGTCAAAAAGATACCGTACGTTCCCGTCGCCCAACATGGCGGAGAAGCCAACGAGGAACTCCTCGCGTGGACCGGCCATCGTAATGCTCCCGTGGCAGTGTACAACAATGAGCCACCGCGTACCGGATGGAGGATCAGTGGCAAGTATTTGAGGAACGGAGGCCAGAATAAGCGCAGCGTTTCCGGTCCCAACCTGCCGGGAACGGCCTGCGGCCTTATCCCGGCCTACGTTCAGCGAACAACCGTAGTGCAAATACATTGAGGGGGACATCTGAATGTCTCATTCTGTGCAACATACACCGACCAGTGGGACACCGTCGGTGGAGCACTTTGATGCGCTTGTAATTGGCGCTGGGGTTTCTGGGCTGTATCACCTCTATCGCCTGAAGCAGCTTGGCCTTAACGCGAAGATCTTTGAGGCTGGCGGCGGGGTCGGCGGTACCTGGTATTGGAACCGTTACCCAGGTGCACGGTTCGACTCAGAAAGTTACAGCTATGGGTACTCGTTTTCAGCGGAACTGCTGCAAGACTGGGATTGGAAGGAACATTTCTCTGCCCAGCCTGAGACCGAGCGCTATCTCAATTACGTGGCTGACAAATTCGACCTGCGTCGTCACATTCAGTTCGATGCGCACATCTCCTCCCTGGTCTACGATGACAAAGCCAACCTCTGGGATGTGAAGACAGAACAGGACCATCATGTCCGTGCACGGTTTGTCATTGCTGCGGTTGGTATTCTGTCGGCAACCTATGTGCCTGATATTCCCGGTATCGATAGCTTCCAGGGGAAATCATTTCACACTTCGCGCTGGCCGCATGAGAAAGTCGACTTCACCAAGCAACGCGTGGCGGTGATTGGTACCGGAGCAACCGCGGTGCAACTGATCACTGAGATTGCCAAAGAAGTCGGACATCTCACTGTCTTCCAGCGTACCCCTAATTTCTGTATGCCGTTGCGCAATGCACTAATCAGTCCTGAGGAACAGAAGAAGATCAAAGCCAGTTACCCAGACATCTTTAAGAAATGTAACGAAACGATCGGCGCATTTCTCCATCAGTTCGATCCTCGCTCAGCACTGGCAGTGACGCCCGAAGAACGCGAGGCCTTCTACGAAGAGATCTGGGCAGAGCCTGGGTTCAGGAAATGGTTTGGCAATTTCCGCGACATCATGAACGACCGTGCGGCCAATGACACGTTTGCCGAGTTCGTGCGCAACAAGATTCGGCAACGCGTCACAGACCCAGTCATTGCCGAGAAACTGTGCCCGAATGATCACCCGTTTGGGTCAAAACGCATTCCATTGGAAAGCGGTTATTACGAAGTTTACAACCAGGACAACGTGTTACTGGTCGATATTCGCGAAACTCCGATCGAGCGCGTTACCTCGGAGGGAATCAAGACCAATGATACCGAGTACGAGTTCGACGTTATCATCTATGCGACTGGGTTTGATGCGGTCACCGGTGAGTTAACCCGCATGGATATTCGTGGTGAAGGAGGCCAACAGCTCAAAGACAAATGGGCGGATGGCCCGAGCACCTACTTGGGCCTGCAGACCGCAGGCTTCCCCAATCTCTTCATTGCCAATGGTGCAGTGTTCTGCAACTTTCCCCGTTGTGCGGAGGTTGTGGCTGAATGGGTGAGCGAGTGTATTGGCTATATGC contains:
- a CDS encoding NAD(P)/FAD-dependent oxidoreductase — protein: MSHSVQHTPTSGTPSVEHFDALVIGAGVSGLYHLYRLKQLGLNAKIFEAGGGVGGTWYWNRYPGARFDSESYSYGYSFSAELLQDWDWKEHFSAQPETERYLNYVADKFDLRRHIQFDAHISSLVYDDKANLWDVKTEQDHHVRARFVIAAVGILSATYVPDIPGIDSFQGKSFHTSRWPHEKVDFTKQRVAVIGTGATAVQLITEIAKEVGHLTVFQRTPNFCMPLRNALISPEEQKKIKASYPDIFKKCNETIGAFLHQFDPRSALAVTPEEREAFYEEIWAEPGFRKWFGNFRDIMNDRAANDTFAEFVRNKIRQRVTDPVIAEKLCPNDHPFGSKRIPLESGYYEVYNQDNVLLVDIRETPIERVTSEGIKTNDTEYEFDVIIYATGFDAVTGELTRMDIRGEGGQQLKDKWADGPSTYLGLQTAGFPNLFIANGAVFCNFPRCAEVVAEWVSECIGYMRQRNLTRIEPSKEAETTWTEHDISLTVGKLFTESSGWFLGANIPGKKRQYLLYAGGAPVYRQKCAEVAANGYEGFVLR